A genomic region of Fluviispira vulneris contains the following coding sequences:
- a CDS encoding RNA polymerase factor sigma-32 codes for MTRKKEIVITEDETQNDKTKNSKKKSFVRVSVQEKSKTSDSYLKPTKHSKAKQADLLDAEILDEEDDSNESSRHHDIIDVDNYKDSESEVILDDTDILPALKSEDSEYEEEDIDLDDTFEITGKEPGLVTTNALQRYLAELRRYSLMTREEEKEVAIRAYEHNEMNARNQLVTANLRLVVKIAMEYRRAYSQILDLIQEGNAGLVQAVNRFNPYRGVKLSTYSAWWIRAYILKFLMDNKSLVRMGTTDAQRKLFFRLRGEAERLYALTQKFDANLLAEKIGVQPNDVIEMQQRLTKNDVSLDTPVGEEGDARQVDLIMSDSEDPGLSYEREQLLKILRKEMAFVEKDLNERDSFIFHNRIMADEPITLQDVGDKYGITRERARQLEARVIKKIKDRIIAAGITK; via the coding sequence ATGACTCGTAAGAAAGAGATTGTGATTACTGAAGATGAAACACAAAATGATAAGACCAAAAATTCAAAAAAGAAGTCTTTTGTTCGTGTTTCAGTACAAGAAAAATCAAAAACGTCTGACTCATATTTAAAACCAACTAAACATTCCAAGGCAAAACAAGCGGATTTGCTAGATGCTGAAATATTGGACGAAGAAGATGATTCTAATGAGTCATCAAGACACCACGATATAATAGATGTAGACAATTATAAAGACTCTGAATCTGAAGTCATCTTAGATGATACAGACATTTTACCTGCTCTGAAAAGCGAAGATTCTGAATATGAAGAAGAGGATATTGATTTAGATGATACCTTTGAAATAACAGGGAAAGAACCTGGGCTTGTTACCACCAATGCGCTTCAGAGGTATCTGGCTGAGCTTCGCCGCTATTCTCTGATGACCCGTGAAGAAGAAAAAGAAGTAGCGATAAGGGCATATGAGCACAATGAAATGAATGCTCGCAATCAACTTGTAACGGCAAATCTTAGATTAGTTGTCAAAATAGCTATGGAATATCGTAGGGCATATTCGCAAATTCTCGATCTTATTCAAGAGGGCAATGCGGGTTTGGTGCAGGCGGTCAATCGTTTTAATCCATATCGTGGAGTCAAGCTCTCAACCTACAGTGCGTGGTGGATACGGGCCTATATTTTGAAATTTTTAATGGATAATAAAAGTCTTGTCAGGATGGGAACGACTGACGCACAAAGAAAATTATTTTTTAGGCTGCGTGGAGAGGCTGAAAGGCTTTACGCTTTAACGCAAAAATTCGATGCGAATTTATTGGCAGAAAAAATTGGAGTTCAGCCAAATGATGTTATCGAAATGCAACAAAGATTAACGAAAAATGATGTTTCTTTAGACACACCAGTGGGTGAAGAAGGAGACGCTCGTCAAGTCGATTTAATTATGTCAGACTCCGAAGATCCTGGACTTTCTTATGAAAGAGAACAGCTTCTAAAAATTCTTCGAAAAGAAATGGCATTTGTTGAAAAAGATTTAAATGAAAGAGATTCTTTTATTTTTCATAACAGAATTATGGCGGATGAGCCAATCACTCTCCAAGATGTTGGTGATAAATATGGAATAACTCGTGAAAGAGCTCGTCAATTAGAAGCGAGAGTTATTAAGAAAATTAAAGATAGAATTATCGCTGCTGGAATTACAAAATGA
- a CDS encoding ABC transporter substrate-binding protein yields the protein MRIKYFHFVILILFYFQIAYANNTQKIVTLAPNLTEIVFALELEGKLVGNTFLCDYPIKAKSIFKVGQYNDPSLEKILTSGATVVLATKGNPIAKLNKLKSYGINIIEVNPERAEDLPVIINDIAKKLGAEKKGEIVAKKIKEALFSLENKPKKNKSFLFALQFNPLYSVSEDTWLGGLFLKSGLKNIVGKSIIKYPIITKEFLIKNRPDIILVGSIKGKNIDESLKIQTQNIKNIYGNDIDKIKVIIVPDDVLVRPGPRIVEGIKFIESL from the coding sequence ATGAGAATTAAATATTTTCATTTTGTAATTCTAATTTTATTTTATTTCCAAATTGCTTATGCAAATAATACGCAAAAAATTGTTACTTTGGCACCAAATCTAACTGAGATAGTATTTGCATTAGAACTTGAAGGTAAGCTCGTTGGCAATACATTTTTATGCGATTATCCTATTAAAGCAAAGTCGATTTTTAAAGTAGGACAATACAATGATCCAAGTCTTGAAAAAATATTAACATCAGGCGCAACAGTAGTTTTAGCGACCAAAGGAAATCCAATAGCTAAATTGAATAAGTTAAAGTCATATGGGATTAACATAATAGAAGTTAATCCAGAACGAGCAGAAGATTTACCTGTTATAATTAATGATATCGCAAAGAAATTAGGTGCGGAAAAAAAAGGTGAAATAGTTGCGAAAAAAATCAAAGAAGCATTATTTTCTCTTGAAAATAAACCAAAGAAAAATAAATCATTTTTATTTGCTCTACAATTTAATCCACTATATTCAGTAAGTGAAGATACTTGGCTAGGTGGACTGTTTTTAAAATCTGGTTTAAAAAATATTGTTGGTAAAAGTATTATAAAATATCCAATTATAACTAAAGAATTTTTAATAAAAAACAGACCTGATATTATTTTAGTTGGATCAATTAAAGGTAAAAATATCGACGAATCTTTAAAAATACAGACACAAAACATAAAGAATATTTATGGAAATGATATTGATAAAATTAAAGTCATAATTGTCCCTGACGATGTTTTAGTAAGACCTGGGCCAAGAATAGTAGAAGGTATAAAATTTATAGAAAGTTTGTGA
- a CDS encoding FecCD family ABC transporter permease: MCSIYVFIFFISAILSIYHGSVQLSLSEVLNSSLTFSSIEYRILELRFNSLMQAALVGAILALSGCVLQRVLRNPLADPFILGISSGGTCFLALFIILSSIQFFSELTLQNLIPFQSVFTFIGCFLSFFILLFFRKRIKSVNDEYIYPVIGIIINSFFSSITLMIITLAKPEQLSEIHNAMIGTLQPINLIQLFIFYTMSIVPAFFLLRNANYFDLMSFGDDFSKSMGLNPVKLRKISVVMICFLVSLVVSTAGSIGFIGLIIPHMIRKMHRFSARFECILSMILGSIVLVNADTLSRSLFSPAQLPLGIFTAILGAPVLAFILIRKKV; encoded by the coding sequence GTGTGTTCTATATATGTATTCATTTTCTTTATATCTGCTATTTTAAGTATTTATCATGGGTCTGTGCAGCTCTCTCTTAGTGAAGTTTTAAATTCATCACTAACTTTTTCTAGTATAGAATATAGAATATTGGAGTTGAGATTTAATAGTCTTATGCAAGCTGCTTTGGTTGGTGCTATTTTAGCATTAAGTGGATGTGTTTTGCAAAGAGTTCTTAGAAACCCGTTGGCAGATCCTTTTATACTGGGTATTTCATCAGGTGGCACATGTTTTTTAGCTCTATTTATCATTCTAAGTTCAATTCAATTTTTTTCTGAATTAACTTTACAAAATCTCATTCCATTTCAGTCAGTTTTTACTTTTATAGGATGCTTTTTGTCTTTTTTTATTTTATTATTTTTTAGAAAAAGAATTAAAAGTGTTAATGATGAATACATTTATCCAGTAATAGGAATTATTATAAACTCTTTTTTTTCATCAATTACTTTGATGATTATTACACTTGCAAAACCAGAACAGCTTTCTGAAATTCACAATGCGATGATAGGCACGTTACAACCGATAAACTTAATTCAATTATTTATTTTTTATACGATGTCCATCGTACCTGCTTTTTTCCTTCTAAGAAATGCAAATTATTTTGATTTAATGTCATTTGGAGATGACTTTTCTAAATCTATGGGGCTTAATCCAGTAAAATTAAGAAAAATTTCAGTTGTAATGATTTGTTTTTTAGTTTCACTTGTAGTTTCTACTGCTGGTTCTATAGGTTTTATTGGTCTGATAATTCCGCATATGATTCGAAAAATGCATAGGTTTTCTGCAAGGTTTGAATGTATATTAAGTATGATTTTAGGATCTATAGTCCTAGTCAATGCTGATACACTTTCGCGTTCTTTATTCTCGCCCGCTCAATTGCCGTTGGGTATTTTTACAGCTATTCTTGGGGCACCCGTGTTGGCCTTTATTTTAATAAGGAAAAAGGTTTAA